One segment of Tenrec ecaudatus isolate mTenEca1 chromosome 1, mTenEca1.hap1, whole genome shotgun sequence DNA contains the following:
- the LOC142443525 gene encoding uncharacterized protein LOC142443525, whose amino-acid sequence MGSVVFEDVTVSFTQEEWALLSATQKNLYKDVMLETFWNLESVDNCVQTETSGSNPQQDIFGNEISDEKIKSFLCYNSLFDLEGKGKLKYIQDHPDIQKHHSKGHESGHGDQESPACEVCGKTFMHSSSLKLHLRQHSQEKLYECKECENSFGCYSSLHGLEKTHGEQKTYECKQCGQEFICSKSFETHVKVHSEEKPNECKQCGKVFACPKYFQKHVKMHNGEKPYECKQCGKAFMVLSYLESHIRSHTGEKPFECKQCGKTFNWPNSLQAHMKTHSDEKSYECNQCGKMFMYSSSLKLHLRRHSGVKPYECKECGKAFSCPTYFREHVRMHTGEKPYECKYCWRAFTFYSSRQEHERTHTGEKPYICKRCGKAFTCYSALHGHEKTHSEQKPYECKHCGKGFRCPKYFRQHVNMHTGEKPYECKECGKVYSMPANLRQHMITHSGKRPYECQQCGKNFSWSTSLRLHMKTHCDEKPYECKECGKAYKCLVSLKGHMKKHIVEKL is encoded by the exons ATG GGCTCGGTGGTCTTTGAGGATGTCACTGTGAGCTTCACTCAAGAAGAGTGGGCATTGCTGAGTGCTACTCAGAAGAATCTCTACAAAGATGTCATGCTGGAAACCTTCTGGAACTTGGAATCAGTCG ATAACTGTGTTCAGACTGAAACCAGTGGATCAAATCCCCAGCAAGACATTTTTGGGAATGAAATATCTGATGAGAAAATAAAAAGTTTCCTATGTTACAATTCCTTGTTTGATTTggaaggaaaagggaaacttAAGTACATTCAAGATCATCCTGACATCCAGAAGCATCATTCGAA gGGACATGAGAGTGGTCACGGAGATCAGGAGAGCCCTGCGTGTGAAGTATGTGGGAAAACTTTTATGCATTCCTCGTCTCTTAAGCTACATTTAAGACAACACAGTCAAGAGAAACTCtacgaatgtaaggaatgtgagaaCTCCTTCGGTTGTTATTCCTCCCTTCATGGACTTGAGAAAACACATGGTGAACAGAAAACTTATGAATGTAAGCAGTGTGGCCAGGAGTTCATCTGTTCCAAATCCTTTGAAACACATGTGAAAGTGCACAGTGAAGAGAAACCAAATGAATGTAAGCAGTGTGGCAAGGTCTTCGCTTgtccaaaatattttcaaaagcatGTGAAAATGCACAATGGAGAGAAACCTTATGAATGTAAACAATGTGGGAAGGCATTCATGGTTCTCTCATACCTTGAAAGCCATATAAGATCTCACACTGGTGAGAAACCTTTTGAGTGTAAACAATGTGGGAAAACATTCAATTGGCCAAACTCTTTACAAGCACATATGAAAACACACTCTGATGAGAAGTCCTATGAGTGTAACCAATGTGGGAAAATGTTTATGTATTCCTCCTCACTGAAACTACATTTAAGACGGCATAGTGGTGTGAAGCCCTATGAATGTAAAGAGTGTGGCAAGGCCTTCAGTTGTCCCACTTACTTCCGAGAACATGTGCGGATGCACACTGGCGAGAAGCCCTATGAATGCAAGTACTGTTGGCGAGCCTTCACCTTTTACTCATCCCGTCAAGAGCACGAGAGGAcgcacactggagagaaaccctatataTGTAAGcggtgtggaaaagcctttacttGTTACTCTGCCCTTCATGGACACGAGAAAACACACAGTGAACAGAAACCTTATGAATGCAAGCACTGTGGCAAAGGTTTCAGATGTCCCAAATACTTTCGGCAACATGTCAACATGCACACTGGGGAGAAAccctatgaatgtaaggaatgtgggaaagtctACAGTATGCCTGCAAACCTTCGGCAACATATGATAACACACAGTGGCAAGAGACCTTATGAATGTCAACAATGTGGGAAAAACTTTAGTTGGTCTACCTCTTTGCGATTACATATGAAAACACACTGTGATGagaagccttatgaatgtaaggaatgtgggaaagcctacAAGTGTCTCGTATCCCTTAAAGGACATATGAAAAAACACATTGTGGAAAAACTTTGA